The following coding sequences lie in one Bacillus sp. BGMRC 2118 genomic window:
- a CDS encoding PQQ-dependent sugar dehydrogenase, producing the protein MKICLLVFVSIFLFTGCSLWNQDDLLEVNDVFARQAEVMAIELEIPWNIAKDGESIYISQRPGSIIKVDEATGGKITQQIQVTKDIHHEGEGGLLGFLLAPDFLQSKQAYAYHTYKEKEHIFNRIILLKLRNNEWIEQNVILDRIPGGRIHNGGRMKVGPDRKLYVTAGDAGNPDSAQDIHSLGGKILRLNVDGSIPSDNPFQGSYVYSYGHRNPQGLAWDEKERLFSSEHGQSAHDEINIIEAGMNYGWPIIEGDQKAPNMKTPFYHTGNTTWAPSGIEIKNNLLYVATLRGESLKVLNVTNKSVETVIEGVGRLRDVLLDENRLYTITNNRDGRGNPREEDDQLLRLSLGR; encoded by the coding sequence ATGAAGATATGTTTGCTAGTATTCGTGAGTATTTTTCTATTTACTGGATGCTCGTTATGGAATCAAGATGACCTGCTAGAGGTTAATGATGTATTCGCCAGACAAGCTGAAGTCATGGCGATAGAATTAGAGATTCCATGGAATATAGCGAAGGACGGGGAATCCATTTACATAAGCCAACGTCCGGGATCTATTATAAAAGTTGATGAAGCAACTGGCGGGAAAATAACGCAGCAGATTCAAGTGACGAAGGATATCCATCACGAAGGTGAAGGTGGACTTCTAGGCTTTCTGTTAGCACCAGACTTTCTTCAATCAAAACAAGCGTATGCTTATCATACATATAAGGAAAAGGAACATATATTCAACCGAATCATCTTATTAAAGTTAAGAAATAATGAATGGATTGAGCAAAATGTTATCCTGGATCGGATCCCGGGAGGACGTATTCATAATGGGGGAAGAATGAAAGTAGGACCAGACAGAAAACTATACGTAACGGCAGGGGATGCAGGGAATCCTGATTCTGCTCAAGACATACACAGTCTAGGTGGAAAGATTTTACGACTTAATGTAGATGGTTCGATTCCTTCAGATAACCCATTCCAAGGGTCGTACGTTTATTCATATGGTCATCGCAACCCACAAGGACTAGCGTGGGATGAGAAGGAGAGGCTATTTAGCTCCGAGCATGGACAGTCTGCTCATGATGAAATTAATATTATTGAAGCGGGCATGAACTATGGTTGGCCCATTATTGAAGGGGATCAGAAAGCACCTAATATGAAAACACCATTTTATCATACGGGCAATACTACATGGGCGCCTTCTGGGATTGAAATAAAAAATAACTTGCTGTATGTCGCTACATTGCGAGGAGAAAGTCTAAAAGTGCTAAACGTAACGAATAAAAGTGTAGAAACAGTTATCGAGGGCGTCGGGAGACTTCGAGATGTTCTACTTGATGAAAATAGATTGTATACGATTACGAATAATCGTGATGGAAGAGGAAACCCGCGTGAAGAGGATGATCAATTACTTCGCCTTTCGTTAGGAAGATAA
- a CDS encoding RNA polymerase sigma factor: MRHTYEHTKTGGKTLNAEKVLLNRIRSGDHEAFSLLVEDFLLPAFRTAYVILRSKEYAEDAVQNALEDCYISIMKNKEIRNFRAWFYRVVYNRAIDIYRVNARKEEVNIDEHHEIVVDLQQTTILQLIQNEDKSEMLDLINRLPMEQGIPLLLHYYEELSVKEVSLILNENINTIKTRLARGRKKLGVLFIESRNCEMKGELHV, encoded by the coding sequence ATCCGACATACATATGAACACACAAAAACGGGGGGGAAGACGTTGAATGCTGAAAAAGTTTTGCTAAATCGAATACGGAGCGGTGATCATGAAGCATTTAGCTTATTAGTAGAGGATTTTTTGTTACCAGCTTTCCGTACAGCTTATGTCATTTTACGGTCAAAGGAATATGCAGAAGATGCTGTCCAAAATGCACTAGAGGATTGTTACATAAGCATTATGAAAAATAAAGAAATCAGGAATTTTAGAGCATGGTTTTACCGAGTAGTCTACAACCGTGCAATTGATATTTACCGTGTTAACGCAAGAAAAGAAGAAGTTAATATAGATGAACATCATGAGATTGTAGTAGACCTGCAACAAACAACCATACTTCAATTAATTCAAAATGAGGATAAAAGCGAAATGCTTGATCTCATTAATCGTTTACCTATGGAACAAGGTATTCCGCTGCTTCTGCATTATTATGAAGAGCTATCGGTAAAAGAGGTAAGCTTAATATTGAATGAAAATATCAATACCATCAAAACAAGATTAGCAAGAGGAAGAAAAAAGCTGGGTGTACTGTTTATTGAAAGTCGAAACTGTGAAATGAAGGGTGAATTGCATGTATAA
- a CDS encoding LacI family transcriptional regulator, which yields MANIQHVAKLAGVSVATVSRVLNGQNKVSAKTRIKVEDAIKKLNYEPSMLGRNLRNSESRILLILIPTIKNPFYLEVIKGIENIAISQNYNILLCETDSNPERENIYFDLVRKKMADGIISMDPAVNVETLKKLAENHAIIQCSEYAEGSGLPYITIDNVEASYLAVKHLIKLGHEKIALVNSDEKYLYARQRKLGYVRALEEHGLPLNEQYIIHTEELGFEQGQQAMKKIMQLNDRPTAVFAVSDLLAIGALKEINANGLHVPDDIAVVGFDKIDFSNMTNPTLTTIAQPMYKMGTIAAKMLINQIKGEQVDSIILDHELVIRESTLG from the coding sequence ATGGCAAACATTCAACATGTTGCGAAACTTGCAGGCGTTTCAGTAGCTACAGTTTCTAGAGTTTTAAATGGACAAAACAAGGTGTCAGCTAAAACTAGAATTAAAGTAGAAGATGCAATCAAAAAATTAAATTATGAGCCGAGTATGCTTGGTAGAAATCTGAGGAATTCAGAAAGTAGAATACTGCTGATTTTAATTCCTACTATTAAAAATCCCTTTTACTTAGAGGTTATTAAAGGGATTGAGAATATTGCTATAAGTCAAAATTATAATATTCTGTTATGTGAAACGGATTCAAATCCTGAACGAGAAAATATCTACTTTGATCTTGTTCGTAAAAAGATGGCTGACGGGATTATCTCAATGGATCCAGCTGTTAATGTAGAAACGTTGAAAAAGCTGGCAGAAAATCATGCGATTATTCAATGCAGTGAGTATGCTGAGGGAAGTGGATTACCGTACATTACGATTGATAATGTTGAGGCGTCATATTTGGCCGTGAAGCATTTAATAAAGCTGGGTCATGAGAAAATTGCCTTAGTCAATTCGGATGAAAAGTATTTATACGCTAGACAACGTAAATTAGGATACGTACGGGCACTAGAAGAACATGGGCTACCATTGAATGAGCAATATATCATCCACACTGAAGAATTAGGATTTGAACAAGGTCAACAAGCAATGAAAAAGATCATGCAATTAAATGATAGACCGACTGCAGTATTTGCAGTATCTGATCTTCTTGCAATCGGTGCATTAAAAGAAATAAATGCAAATGGACTGCACGTACCTGATGATATCGCAGTGGTTGGCTTCGATAAAATTGATTTTTCAAATATGACAAATCCTACTCTTACAACAATCGCTCAACCAATGTATAAGATGGGAACAATAGCAGCCAAAATGCTTATTAATCAAATAAAAGGAGAACAAGTAGATAGTATTATCCTGGACCATGAACTGGTTATTCGTGAGTCTACACTAGGTTAA
- a CDS encoding DUF4030 domain-containing protein — protein sequence MYNDKNDLEKLQVTASLKKFVKELPQSYKEENYSQDRLHRVEQEYNDFRKDKKRQWDVAKKASIITLATAASIALFIGSGFVSPTMAEVISKIPTLSTLLKNMEAESNLPIQVTENLRDKGIPVNHVAEHVGGKEEGFYVFLEASPKDIEKIEGDVKEIVNDFLDQEKFKGTTYENYYVKVRQYKEPDPELLAQDEREIQVTNEISEIISPVLESFGYEESLSIGQETITLEFPSVESEEKIENIKGEVSKALIDAGKENVAVNHKVFNLAKRQHYRIWSDTLSAFAYELKTFTKYKVSSVGYKSKNETMYFFIKIKLSSTDPDAEEWANSIRATVEDFIKQEENWSKVKDEPYVIEIRSKDGKVIE from the coding sequence ATGTATAATGACAAGAATGATTTAGAAAAATTACAGGTTACAGCATCCTTAAAAAAGTTTGTAAAGGAACTTCCTCAATCATATAAAGAGGAAAATTACTCACAGGATCGTTTACATAGAGTTGAACAGGAATACAATGATTTTCGTAAAGATAAAAAAAGACAATGGGATGTGGCAAAAAAAGCATCCATTATTACACTAGCTACAGCAGCGAGTATCGCCCTATTTATTGGCTCTGGTTTTGTTTCTCCAACAATGGCAGAGGTAATTTCGAAAATTCCTACACTCAGCACATTATTAAAAAATATGGAAGCTGAATCAAACCTACCAATTCAGGTTACAGAGAACTTAAGAGATAAAGGAATACCGGTCAATCACGTGGCAGAACATGTGGGAGGAAAGGAGGAAGGATTTTATGTATTTCTGGAAGCCTCACCCAAAGATATTGAGAAAATAGAAGGGGATGTGAAAGAAATAGTAAATGACTTCCTTGACCAAGAGAAATTCAAGGGAACCACATACGAGAACTATTATGTGAAAGTTCGTCAATATAAGGAACCGGATCCAGAATTACTAGCTCAGGATGAAAGGGAAATTCAAGTAACGAATGAAATTTCAGAGATTATCTCTCCAGTCCTTGAATCTTTCGGATACGAGGAAAGTTTAAGTATTGGACAGGAAACTATTACGCTTGAATTTCCTTCAGTTGAAAGTGAAGAAAAGATTGAAAACATAAAAGGTGAAGTTTCAAAAGCATTGATAGATGCTGGAAAAGAGAATGTTGCCGTTAATCATAAAGTATTTAATTTGGCAAAGAGACAGCATTATCGAATATGGAGCGATACTCTTTCAGCCTTTGCTTATGAATTAAAAACCTTTACAAAATATAAAGTCTCCAGTGTTGGGTATAAAAGTAAGAATGAAACGATGTATTTCTTTATTAAAATCAAATTGTCAAGTACAGATCCAGATGCAGAGGAATGGGCAAATTCTATACGAGCAACAGTTGAAGACTTTATTAAGCAAGAAGAAAATTGGAGTAAGGTGAAGGATGAACCTTATGTGATTGAGATTAGAAGTAAGGATGGAAAGGTGATAGAGTAG
- a CDS encoding sugar phosphate isomerase/epimerase — protein MKLGVFTVLFSDKSFDDMLHYVAQKGIEAIELGTGGYPGDAHCNLDELLNDENHLLKFKQKISNHGLIISALSCHANPLHPQKKMAEPADDVLMKTIQLASKLGVPVVNTFSGCPGDHENALYPNWPISPWPHDFQEVLKWQWEEKLIPYWREKNDFATKHNVKIGLELHGGFSVHTPATMLRLREACGPAIGANLDPSHLWWQGIDPIEAIKILGRENAIHHFHAKDTIMDQPNMNRNGLTDMTDYTQMRDRSWYFRSVGFGHDQKTWADIISTLRLFGYDYVVSIEHEDGLMSIEEGFTKAVETLKPIMVKESIGQMWWT, from the coding sequence ATGAAATTAGGTGTCTTTACAGTTTTATTCTCAGATAAGAGTTTTGATGACATGTTACATTATGTCGCTCAAAAAGGTATAGAAGCAATTGAATTAGGTACAGGTGGCTATCCAGGTGATGCACACTGTAATCTGGATGAATTATTAAATGATGAAAATCACTTACTAAAATTTAAGCAAAAGATTAGCAACCACGGACTAATCATTAGTGCTTTAAGTTGTCATGCAAATCCACTTCATCCTCAAAAGAAAATGGCTGAACCGGCAGATGACGTACTAATGAAAACGATACAACTTGCCTCTAAGCTCGGTGTACCAGTTGTTAATACCTTTTCTGGGTGTCCAGGTGATCACGAAAATGCTCTATATCCGAACTGGCCAATATCACCTTGGCCACATGATTTCCAAGAGGTTTTAAAGTGGCAATGGGAAGAGAAGCTCATTCCATATTGGAGAGAAAAGAATGATTTTGCTACAAAGCATAATGTGAAAATTGGTTTAGAGCTTCATGGCGGTTTTTCTGTTCATACACCTGCAACCATGCTTAGGCTAAGGGAAGCTTGTGGCCCGGCAATAGGTGCAAATCTTGATCCTAGTCATTTATGGTGGCAAGGCATTGATCCTATAGAAGCCATCAAAATATTAGGACGTGAAAATGCAATTCACCATTTCCATGCGAAAGATACGATAATGGACCAACCTAATATGAATAGAAATGGTCTTACAGATATGACAGATTACACTCAAATGCGTGATCGCTCCTGGTATTTTAGATCAGTTGGATTTGGACATGATCAAAAAACCTGGGCAGATATCATTAGTACTCTTCGTCTATTTGGGTACGATTATGTAGTAAGCATTGAACATGAGGACGGACTTATGTCAATTGAAGAAGGTTTCACGAAAGCAGTTGAGACTTTAAAACCAATAATGGTAAAAGAATCTATTGGCCAAATGTGGTGGACATAG
- a CDS encoding LTA synthase family protein: protein MNKLLQKGSGIYNKYVGFFFLAVILLWMKTYIVQLTQFKLGIDNTLQEFLLFINPLGSSLLFLGLAFFFKGRRKYIALLTIDVLLTSLLYANVLYYRFFNDFITLPTLMQTSNFGDVSGSITSLLQPYDILFFIDIILLVTILAFRVVKIEKTDMRGLKLSALYVVALIISGINLGLAEADRPQLLTRGFDRNYIVKYLGMYNYTIYDSVQSTKASAQRVMADSDEVTEVMNYTNSNYAEPNPKYFGAAQGKNVIYLHLESIQSFLIDYKLNEQEVTPFLNSLAQDSNTFYFDNFFHQTAQGKTADAEFMIDNSLFGLPQGSAFTTKGLNTYHAAPAILADKGYTSAVFHGNKGSFWNRDEIYKSFGYTKFFDESYYETRPEDMAEYGLMDKPFYSQSIDLLETLPQPFYTKFIPVTHHYPYKMNQELTTIEPHTTGDKSVDNYFQTARYADEALAEFFSYLKESGLYENSVIVMYGDHYGISENHNKAMEQVLGKEVNEFESAGLQRVPLFIHVPGIEGGVNHTYGGQVDVMPTLLHLLGVDTRDHIQFGTDLLSEQHDQLVPFRNGDFVGPTYTYLNGKFYDSTTGELIEDEMKLEDAQKYLASAEMKLSYSDKVVNGDLFRFYTPETFTPVDRSKYNYTKPQDFIQTEELEQ, encoded by the coding sequence ATGAATAAATTACTTCAAAAAGGGTCGGGTATTTACAATAAATATGTTGGCTTTTTCTTTTTAGCTGTCATCCTACTTTGGATGAAAACGTATATTGTACAACTCACACAATTTAAATTAGGTATTGATAATACATTACAAGAGTTCTTATTATTTATTAATCCATTAGGTTCTTCTTTATTGTTCTTAGGACTAGCCTTTTTCTTTAAAGGCCGTAGAAAATATATTGCGCTGTTAACAATAGATGTTCTATTAACGTCCCTATTATATGCAAACGTGCTATACTATCGTTTCTTTAACGACTTCATCACGTTGCCAACATTAATGCAGACATCCAACTTTGGAGATGTAAGTGGCAGTATCACATCATTATTACAACCATACGATATTTTATTCTTTATTGATATTATTCTTTTAGTTACAATCCTTGCATTCCGTGTTGTAAAAATTGAAAAGACAGATATGAGAGGATTAAAGCTATCTGCATTATATGTAGTGGCGTTAATAATCTCTGGTATTAACCTTGGATTAGCAGAAGCTGATCGCCCTCAATTATTAACACGTGGTTTTGACCGTAACTATATTGTGAAATATTTAGGTATGTATAACTACACGATTTATGATTCAGTTCAAAGTACAAAAGCATCAGCTCAACGTGTTATGGCGGACAGTGATGAAGTAACAGAAGTGATGAACTATACAAACTCTAATTATGCTGAGCCAAATCCAAAGTACTTTGGAGCCGCTCAAGGTAAGAACGTTATCTATTTACACCTTGAATCCATTCAAAGTTTCTTAATTGACTACAAGTTGAATGAACAAGAAGTTACACCATTTTTAAACTCATTGGCACAAGACTCAAACACATTTTACTTTGATAACTTCTTCCATCAAACAGCTCAAGGTAAAACAGCCGATGCAGAATTTATGATTGATAATTCTTTATTTGGTTTGCCACAAGGTTCAGCATTTACAACAAAAGGTTTAAACACCTATCATGCTGCACCAGCCATTTTAGCTGACAAGGGCTACACATCGGCAGTATTCCACGGTAACAAAGGAAGCTTTTGGAACCGTGATGAAATTTATAAGTCATTTGGTTATACGAAGTTCTTTGATGAGAGCTATTACGAAACAAGACCGGAAGATATGGCTGAATATGGATTAATGGATAAGCCATTTTACAGTCAATCCATTGATCTTTTAGAAACATTACCACAGCCGTTCTATACGAAGTTTATTCCTGTAACACATCATTATCCATACAAGATGAATCAGGAGTTAACAACAATTGAACCACATACAACTGGTGATAAATCAGTAGATAACTACTTCCAGACAGCTCGTTATGCAGATGAAGCATTAGCCGAATTCTTCTCATACTTGAAGGAATCTGGACTATATGAAAACTCAGTAATTGTGATGTACGGAGATCACTACGGTATTTCTGAAAATCACAACAAGGCAATGGAGCAGGTACTTGGAAAGGAAGTAAACGAATTTGAAAGTGCTGGATTACAACGTGTACCACTATTCATCCACGTTCCTGGCATTGAAGGTGGCGTCAACCACACATACGGTGGTCAAGTTGACGTCATGCCAACATTACTTCACTTATTAGGTGTAGATACTCGTGATCATATTCAGTTCGGAACAGACTTATTATCAGAACAACATGATCAATTAGTTCCATTCCGTAACGGAGATTTCGTAGGGCCAACTTACACGTACCTAAATGGGAAATTTTATGACTCTACTACTGGTGAATTGATTGAGGATGAAATGAAACTAGAGGATGCACAAAAGTATCTTGCAAGTGCTGAAATGAAATTGTCTTATTCAGACAAAGTGGTCAACGGAGATTTGTTCAGATTCTATACACCTGAAACATTTACTCCGGTTGATCGTTCCAAATACAACTATACTAAGCCTCAGGATTTCATACAAACTGAAGAACTTGAGCAATAA
- a CDS encoding GNAT family N-acetyltransferase, with amino-acid sequence MPRNLDINFVSRLIRKQPSSQNNHNEKGELNMQQIKLRPYRMEDAQALLSLQQINKEHIGQWSPVMGTDEFYTLEGQESRIRDFLHDQNEDKRYVFGIFLTGEHSETLIGDIQFNFVVRGPRQTSMIGYFIGKEYSGKGYMSEALKLALQIGFEQLQLHRLTAGVNPENTASLRVLEKAGFRTEGLERKSLLVQHEWSDLVLYAMLAEEYFALKHQKDERN; translated from the coding sequence ATGCCCCGAAATCTAGATATTAACTTTGTATCTCGGCTTATCCGAAAGCAACCTTCTTCACAAAACAACCATAACGAAAAAGGAGAATTGAACATGCAGCAAATTAAACTTCGTCCTTATAGAATGGAAGATGCACAAGCATTGTTATCCCTTCAACAAATAAATAAAGAACACATTGGGCAATGGTCCCCAGTTATGGGAACTGATGAATTTTACACACTTGAAGGCCAGGAATCTAGAATAAGAGACTTTCTACATGATCAAAACGAAGATAAGAGATATGTTTTTGGTATTTTCTTAACTGGCGAACATTCCGAAACGTTAATTGGGGATATTCAATTTAATTTTGTAGTTAGAGGACCTAGGCAAACCAGTATGATCGGTTATTTTATTGGAAAAGAATATAGTGGAAAAGGGTATATGTCAGAAGCGTTAAAGCTCGCACTTCAGATTGGTTTTGAACAATTACAACTACACCGGCTAACGGCAGGGGTCAATCCCGAAAACACTGCCTCCCTTCGAGTTCTTGAAAAAGCTGGTTTTAGGACCGAAGGGTTGGAACGTAAAAGTTTATTGGTACAACATGAGTGGAGTGACCTTGTTTTATATGCCATGTTGGCTGAGGAATATTTCGCACTTAAACATCAAAAAGACGAGAGGAACTAG
- a CDS encoding universal stress protein, with amino-acid sequence MLNNPSKILVAYDGSGLSKKALRYAIKLAQHDKNAELEIVTVIAYSTYVGSYEAYSLMEMRTVAEAAAKSRIEEAKELIKHLPNPTGTKILEGDPAVQIIKYAEDLGFDVIVMGSRGLGKIREFFLGSVSHNVVQMAKCPVFIVK; translated from the coding sequence ATGTTAAATAACCCTTCAAAAATACTAGTAGCCTATGATGGATCAGGATTAAGTAAGAAAGCATTACGATATGCCATAAAGCTTGCCCAACATGATAAGAATGCTGAATTAGAGATTGTTACAGTAATCGCTTACAGCACGTATGTCGGAAGTTATGAAGCCTACTCTCTTATGGAAATGAGAACTGTTGCAGAAGCAGCGGCAAAATCAAGAATAGAAGAAGCGAAAGAACTAATAAAACATCTCCCAAATCCAACGGGTACAAAGATTCTCGAAGGAGATCCAGCTGTGCAAATCATTAAATATGCTGAGGATCTAGGGTTTGATGTCATTGTAATGGGAAGTAGAGGACTAGGAAAAATCAGAGAGTTTTTCCTGGGAAGTGTCAGTCATAATGTTGTTCAGATGGCGAAATGTCCCGTATTTATTGTCAAATAG
- a CDS encoding peptide MFS transporter: MSNINKQKIVDSVPQKGFFGHPKGLFTLFFTEFWERFSYYGMRAILVYYMYTEVSKGGLGIDENQALAIMSIYGALVYMSGVIGGWFADRVFGTSNAVFYGGILIMLGHIVLAMPGGLTMLFISMVLIVLGTGLLKPNVSSIVGEMYSEKDDRRDAGFSIFYMGINLGAFISPLITGELAKTSYHLGFSVAAVGMLIGLILFVLTKKKNLGMAGTIVANPLTASEKKLYSLLAAAVVVVVGGLLAYLIPNGYFTIDTFINLIGILGIGIPTAYFLVMYNSKKTTDVERSRVLAYIPLFIAAAMFWAIQEQGSTILALYADKRTQLEFLGITISPAWFQSLNPLFIILLAPVFAWMWVKLGNKQPSIPKKFSLGLLFAGLSFLVILIPGYIGGEDALVSPLWLVLSYFIVVLGELLLSPVGLSATTKLAPAAFSAQTMSVWFLASAAAQAINAQLVRFYSPANETMYFGTIGGAAIVLALVLFLISPKIQKMMKGVN; encoded by the coding sequence ATGTCAAACATAAATAAACAGAAAATTGTGGATAGTGTTCCGCAGAAGGGATTTTTTGGACACCCTAAGGGACTATTCACCCTATTTTTCACAGAGTTTTGGGAACGTTTTTCCTACTATGGAATGCGTGCTATTCTCGTATACTACATGTATACCGAGGTTTCTAAGGGTGGACTTGGAATTGACGAAAACCAGGCTCTAGCCATTATGTCAATCTACGGTGCACTTGTTTATATGTCAGGTGTAATTGGAGGATGGTTTGCAGACCGTGTATTCGGTACATCCAACGCTGTGTTTTACGGTGGTATTTTAATTATGCTTGGACACATTGTGCTTGCTATGCCAGGCGGCTTGACTATGCTATTTATATCAATGGTACTGATTGTACTTGGTACTGGTCTATTAAAACCAAATGTATCAAGCATTGTTGGGGAAATGTATTCAGAAAAAGACGACCGTCGTGATGCTGGATTCAGTATCTTTTATATGGGTATCAATCTAGGTGCCTTTATTTCTCCGTTAATTACAGGGGAATTAGCGAAAACAAGCTACCACTTAGGCTTTAGTGTTGCTGCAGTTGGAATGCTGATCGGGTTAATCCTTTTTGTCCTAACAAAAAAGAAAAATCTCGGTATGGCAGGAACAATCGTAGCCAATCCATTAACAGCTTCAGAGAAAAAACTTTATTCTCTACTTGCAGCGGCAGTCGTGGTAGTAGTTGGTGGACTATTAGCTTACCTAATTCCTAACGGATACTTTACCATCGATACGTTCATTAATTTAATTGGAATTTTAGGAATTGGTATTCCAACAGCCTACTTCCTTGTAATGTACAATAGCAAGAAAACAACAGATGTTGAGCGTTCACGTGTCCTTGCTTACATTCCGTTATTTATTGCTGCGGCAATGTTTTGGGCAATTCAGGAACAAGGCTCAACGATTCTTGCATTATACGCAGATAAGCGCACTCAATTAGAATTCTTAGGTATCACAATTTCACCAGCATGGTTTCAATCATTAAACCCATTATTCATTATCTTACTGGCACCAGTGTTTGCCTGGATGTGGGTAAAACTTGGAAACAAACAGCCGTCTATTCCTAAGAAGTTCTCTCTTGGATTATTATTTGCCGGCTTATCATTCCTTGTCATCTTAATTCCTGGTTATATTGGCGGTGAAGATGCTTTAGTTAGCCCTTTATGGCTTGTACTAAGTTACTTCATAGTTGTACTTGGTGAATTATTGCTATCTCCAGTAGGTCTTTCTGCCACAACCAAACTAGCACCTGCTGCGTTCTCTGCTCAAACTATGAGTGTATGGTTCCTCGCAAGTGCAGCAGCACAAGCAATCAATGCTCAGTTAGTTCGATTCTACTCACCAGCAAACGAAACAATGTACTTCGGTACTATTGGTGGAGCAGCAATTGTATTAGCTCTAGTCTTATTCTTGATCTCACCAAAAATCCAGAAAATGATGAAGGGCGTTAACTAA